The nucleotide sequence CCGCTTGCAGAGCTATGTCCGAATGCTCATATTTCTAAGaattttcttgatttttctTAGAATCTTAGCACTAagacttttatgtttttctgtttcagataaatgcttttcttttgaactttctattcggcatataatcctgaaaaaatgtacacaactgtttttaacattgagcAATTATCGGCacattatgatttctgaaggacactgaagactaaagtaatgatgctgaaactTCAGCTTTGCCAACACAGTAATAGattgcactttaaaatgtattcaaatcaaaaaaaaataaatataaagaaaaggGGTCTAAGGAAAAGATGGATTAATCTAGATTGTTTGACGAATAAAGGGCTTCCATGGATTCCATAGATGAAAAATCACAAACCATGACAGAAATCTTACTACAAAGGCACAGATTGCATCAGGAAGCTTGCCCACCGTTGTGGAGAGAATTTAAGGggcatttttgtcttgtttctagtcaaaatatcaaaaatttcttaaatcaagatacttTTACTAGATAAGCAAAATGACTTTTACTCTTGTTTCTTGTATGAATGTACGAACAGAAATCGCACATAGGTGTAAAATCTATGAACTTTTACAATACATTCCACTGGTCCAAACCCCACATCTCAGATCCGTAATAAAGTGTAGATGCAACCAGGCAATCGAACAAATACAAGGATTGATTACAGCTCATTTTATACTTACGAACAAACCTTAACAAGGACAGCATCGCTTTCTTGCCTTGGCTTGCTAAAAGTTGTTGGGTTTTTCAGCTTGACAAACTTGGCATAACCACATGCCCAGAAATTCATGACAATTAACCACTTCAATCTGTTCACCAgtaaaataccatttttttaagttcaaatCTTTAATGTCGTATTGCAACATGTACAATTAGCCATATCACCAGCATATAACAAGATCTGTACTTATGTGATACATTCAATTTGAATACCTTcttcaaaatagttttatatatgtgtttaagAAAAGAATAAACGAAACTGGATTTAGATAGATCTCAATTCACTGAAAACCTTTCCAACAATGCCTTTCTCAATGAGAGTGAAATACAAAAGATTTTGCCAAACACGGTCAAAAGCTTTAgagaaatcaataaatatataatacatccTTCCttttgatttgtaaaaaatatttctgaactgcaactgtaaaataaaaacatccccTATTGTAGAAGAACCTGACCTATATCTTGCTTGTTATTTACTTCCACATAAGAAACTAATCTCCAGTTCAATTTATAGCTGAATTCCTTTCAGCATCTCAATAATAATACCATCCGGTCCAGGGGACTTTCTCATAGACATAATAGCTTTACTATTATCTAAAATTTCAACTTCATTACATAATGCAACTTCACGGTTATTCACATAAACTGTGACAAACTTTCAAAATcagcatttatattacatttagacttttttttacattctagcCACTTATCAGGTGTGATATTATTAGACTGTATATTATTACACCTCACATAACTTAATTTTCTTCCACAGCGGAATAGCTTTTTAAGTTTACCCTATGGTAAATTGATCTTTTGTATTGAATTCTTCAATTTGGCACATGGTTACATGAAGCATACAGTATACCTGTAGGTACCGGCATtaactctttttctctcattgtTGATTATGTTTGTGGCTGAGTTTCTTCTGTAACATCACTTCTACCAGCCTCCGGATCTCCATTCTTTAGGAGAGAATTGATTTCATGTGATTCCACTTTTCTCTGAACCGATTCATCGTCTAGAGTTTTACTGGCGTTCTGTGTTTGAAATAAGAAAggggttttaaaaataaaaagtcaggACAGTTGTTTGATATGATGAACATGGTGTGAAATAAAGTGATATGTGGTCAAGTATGATGAACCATACTCcgaatttgtgctctgcatttaactcTCCCAAatgcacacgtacacacacattgtgttttcatgttttatgaggactcCCCAtaggtttaatgtttttatactgtacagactttgtgttactgtttttcacctaaacctacccattacAGGAAACTACCGTTTTGTTAGATTTTCCAAAATGtaaatcctgtatgttttataagcttgtttcttcatggggaaatttggtccccataacatCATAAATACCaggtgtgcacacacacacgcacacagcaatattgcatatataccattttattttaggctgaaaaatgtattatagtaaaatggaatgttgttagttcataagtaaatatatttacgatgaatttatgatgaaatgattaaaacaacacATACCTGACAGCACTGCAAACACTTCAGGTTAGAAAACCCTGCGTTAAAAGCAGTGAGAGGGACAGATATTTTAGTCGGTTTAAGCACTGTTTATTGGCTGATTCTAGATTGAGCATTCAGAGTATTCATGCATGTCAGGAATTACGCTGATCATCAGATCCAGATCTCTGTGAAGGAATCTACTGATGcggttgagtgtgtgtgaatagaGAAACTTAGCGTAACGTGCATGTtgactaaaagaaataaaaatactttcgccatgaattaaatacatttaaaatcaaatcagatAACGGATTAATACAAATGCGCCATGATCATCGTGTGGcattttagcaatgcatttcaATGGCGTTTAAAATGATCCATTGCAAAGAAAATTTAAACGTAAAGGTTATTAATTGGGTTTGAATTTGCTATGAACACAGTTGTACTTACAAGGTCCAAACATGATGAAAATCAGCAGAAAAAACGTGAAGATGCTTTCAGATGAAAATACAACGACTCTCAGATCTCCCACTGCACGTTCTCCGTTAACTGAAGGTAAGGACACGCATGTTATACTAGAATAATGAATAGAATGTAAATGGTAAatataaaagcagaaatatgaTGGCGTCCGCTCACCTGCATTCACTATTAGTTCAGTCATCAGTGTAACAGCGCTCAGCAAAACCACAACTACTGATCCAAACACATGAAATACTTTCTTCACGCTGAGGGTCAGATCTGTAagagatttaaaattaaaataataataacaacaaataaaactatatgGTTAGTTATTCAAACACTTGACCATAACAGTCATATCACACGGAAGTCAGGCAACACCCcaagatgtatttaaaaatgacgaagataatataatataaagttaatGATCAAGACTGTACCCAGATCTTTATTCACGTCAATGTAGATTGTGCTCATCCACagtattttgtgaaatataatcaTACAGAGCCATCCTTTCCAATCTGAAgacagattttttattaataacttcAGTGAAAGGTGAAATGTTATATTGAAAAGCTCATTTACAAGTAAAATACCTGTACTTTACCTCGATCCCTCATCAGCACTGTTACGCAAAAATAGACCACCAAAACAGCTATTATAAACATGTAGATTATCCATAAGATATTAGCGAGTAAATTTGAACCTGAAAAAGACGCAAATGCTTTCATTCAATAAACCgataaaaataatctaaaccTTTACAATAGTGTTCCCTGTGTAGCTAAGtgagtaaaaataaagtgtacatTATCAGTTTTATAATAGGTTctatattatagaatatatttctatttcaccAAGACCgcattgatttgtttaaaatacgGTAAAAGCAGCAATGAAAtagttttactatttaaaatgttttttttgtttttttttaatggtttctctgatcaaagctacattttcaacattagtccagtcttctgtgtcacatgatccttcagaaatcgtacTAATACactatttgctgctcaaaaaaaaaatgtaatatgatcaacatttaaaacagcacagtaaacatttcttttaatgaatagaaagatctgcatttatctgaaatgaaaagattaaatgaaatatataataaaatatatttgatattagaCTGGgctaaaacattcatatttagaCGGATACAAGAGATTCTCGTTGATTGTTGATcacacaaaactataaaaagatGAATTCATCGCATACTTACAGCTTTTCTGTCTGTTTAGGCCACGCAGACAGGAAAATGACGGAAAATAGAAAACTAGGAACAATACGaactgaaaatctaaaaacagaagaacattaacatatttagatctcatcacaaaaacattaaaagtatttCCAGTGCTCAGTAATTAAAGTGTTCAAAGAGATTTTTAATCACACttctttaatgtattaatgtactTGTACAACAGActtgtttttgtgaatgaatGATTCCTTGCcagttgaattattttttattccaaaatatgtctggtttcacagacatgACCATAGACTAagccatgttttttttgacatgttttaaaatatgtccGTGCAAGTTGCTTTCAGTTAAAATTGCTCAATTGTGCAGTTAATCTGAGACTAGCCTTaaaccttgtctgtgaaacccaGCCGTTTTGGTATGTTGTCTGTTTATTccacagaaaagaaagcacagaCTTGATAAAGGGTCACTAACTGTCTCCGTAGTTTCCGAAAGTGAAGGACGTAAGGATGAATTGTAAGAAAGGCAGAACGAAATAGCTGAAAATAGCTACATCTGCAACTTTATCCCATAAGCATTTACACGTCTCTCTGCGGCATGGATTCCTCTTCACCTTAGTCAATACTAgaaaattaaaagcacattttgtatTAAAGGACGAATTGGCCATTAGCACTACAAACACATGATGTCGgtttcatacatacatacatacagaaaaAGCCATATATCCAGAGAAGTAGCAAAACCCATAGCGGAGCTATCGCTGTAACTGAGTAAAGACTGTAAACACTGGACTGCAACAAAGTATTGTTTATCACTGTTATTCATTAAAGCAGCCTATGTAACATTTTCTGCCTCGTTCTGTGACAAAAAGCTACATCAGATCATAAAAGGAAGCATTTGACTGGTATTGTGGAGTAAAAAGTTTATAATGAACTCTTTTGCTAGACAACAAGTTTACAATGAGAGTAACCTTGTGTTTTAATTGAAGCATGTTTAGCTTAGCCAGTTAACGAAAGGCTATCTGCTGGTTTTCGTCGAAAATATCTTTAATGGGTTTGAAAATGACACGGGGGTAactaattaatgacaaaatgttcaatttTGGGGGGAGCAACCCTTTAAATAACGGTAGAAGATCTTGTATGTCCAAAACCGCTGCTTTTCAGGAAATGAAAAACTCTGTTTTAGCCTCCAAATTTGCATggcatactatatatatatatatatatatatatatatatatatatatatatatatacacacacacattaaatattattaaagattagaaataatttttccCAAAGCATGTTTAGTCTACAGATTTGgactacaaacaaaaatataacgaAATATAATCTTGAGACCAGCAGTTAAATAGAGATGCCCAGAAATAGTTTATTACAAATCATTATCTAGCCTGAACATGTTTTCTCTCAAACACAGCATATAGGAAAAAATGTTGACTAACGTAATTAATTAACTGTCTACAATTGAAAAATGATGGAAACTTACTGTAAACAATGTAGATGACAAAGAATGGAATAAtaaatccaaacacaaacactgcccAGAAATTAAATCTTCTAATATATACATGGTTCCCATCCGGTTCTATTTGAGACATTTCAAAAGCACGACTGAAAATAACTGAAGCAGAAAACAGTGGAAAAACTATTAGCAAACCTAAATAAGCTGCACTGGAGACATATGAGTTCTGACATACTAACATAAATCATTCAAACTGAGGAAGACATAATGTGCTTATcgaatattattttagattgttGCACATATGTTACACACCAGAAATATTGTGCTACCATTATTGTAGATTTTAAACCAACCTGAACAATAAACTAtcataaaaattacatattcaGAGACGAGAGccacatctgaaaaaaaaagaacagagctGAGTTATATAATGAGATATTaggttacaaaaataataaatactttaatcaCTTTACATATGTTTGCACATTTATGTTGAGGAAATTATACACATCTCAGaatgaactaaattaatatGATAACGCATAGCCATATAGTGTCAAAATCATAATGTGCACCCACACACTTCAAAGTGTATTTGCTAATAGCCAAgaacttaaaactaaaaatacaaacctGCCATTTTCTCTAAAAATGGTGCGCAATAAATCAACATCAGAGGCCTCAAAATATAAATTGCACAGCAAGAGACCGTCTCATACAGAAAACCTGCAACACATTCAgatctttttaaaaagactttcaCGAATATCCAGATAAAAGTGATGGAATACACTGATCTATCACACATCTGAGTAACTGAAATCAAATTTAAGCTCAAATTagattcatgttgttttttctaTTGCGTATGCACTCACCTTCTGTAAGCCCCAGAGGACAAAAGCCACAAACATCATAATATTTGGAATAAATGCATGAAGAAACCCAAGAATCTTAACATGTCTGGATGCACCAGGGTCTGGATATCAGATACAAATGAGTGTAAATACAGATCTTGTTTATTCACTTTTTAGTATTCTCATTTGGAccgaataaaataaaaatatactaatcATCATGATTTCTCTGTACTTCCtgttatataaagacacacTCAGCCTTTATATTGCAATGTTTCTGAACTGTATGTGATGACGCTTGCGTGGACTGTAAACCTGTTCTTGATCctcacatttattacagtaaaacacacacacaaacgcaatTTGAACTAACCTGTTTTTTGGGACGTGTAATAGATCAGACAGCAGAGCAGAAGTGCAGATCCAGATGCAGAAATGCAGACAATCAACACCATTATGTAAAAACAGAGAAACCTGTAAAGAGTTACATTTACTAATCCAAACACACAAGCGTTAAACATTATATGGCAATAAACAGTAGTggtttatttaagaaattatgCCGCCATCAAAACACCTTACACATAATTATGATggactaaaaagaaaaagatgcataGCACACAAATGGAATCTAACATTAGggcaacatttcattttgatggtcccttttgaGCATTCTGTTCACGATAAGTAATTCTGCACCTACACACCTACTAActgtcattagagtattaatagACGGTCTGGTGTAATGATCTCCAAAAGATTGTTCTACTGACTATTAGTAACCAAATAGATGTcgacttattctaaccctaacccctaccGGTCTACagtgagagttagtagacatgtaggcGCAACAATACTTATAGTAAACCGTATGcgttaaagggaccatcaaaatattattattattatattattatataataacaaaaatattaattatagtcATGAATCGGGCCTCTGTGGTTTCATACCATAAGTGGGCTCCCGCACCCAAGTACTCCGTTACCCATAATCCCATTCCTGTTACTGATTACCATGCTACCCGTTTCCCATTACCTAGATAAAACAGCTCATATTCCAACACTTATTTTGAAGTCTTATTTTGGCCAGGCTGAAATTTCCGAGCATTGtcctatatttaaaataatgataatattaatgtatgtttttgtgtgcaagttgctgaccttttctctccagTTCTGCGGTTGCGCTGGCTGAAAGTTCTCCAGCGAACACATGACACATGTAAACTCCTTTATCCTTAGGTCTGACACTCTTCAGTCTGAGAGATAAGTTTCCTTTGGGGATTTCGGCAGTGAACAGCTCAACTCTGTCTCTGTATTGCTCATCCGATGAACCTTGTAATGTCTCATTGTTTAGGTGGAGCAGAACTAGAATATCTCCACCTTCATCCATTTTCTTCCATGAAACCTCTTCAATGTGTTCAGGTGCGATGTGAGAGTCTACAGAGCAGTTCAGAGTGACGTCCTCGCGGTCATATGCGGATACAGATTTATCTGCTCCGGTTACTAGCAAACGCTCTGGGGGTTATAAATAGCAGAATAAAGCTCTGTATcattttgagatattttaaaAGGAGTTCATACTCACCGACATCTTTTATTAGTACCGTGGTCTCTCCAGACTCCTGCCGGCTGTGAACTGTACATGTGTATCGTCCTTCATCTCCAGCTCTCAGATTGTCCAGATGGAGGGAGAAGTTTCCATCGTTAATCTGATCAGTAAAGAAATGAGCTCTGCCATGATAACCCTGCTGC is from Puntigrus tetrazona isolate hp1 unplaced genomic scaffold, ASM1883169v1 S000000001, whole genome shotgun sequence and encodes:
- the LOC122331568 gene encoding uncharacterized protein LOC122331568 gives rise to the protein MLIYCAPFLEKMADVALVSEYVIFMIVYCSVIFSRAFEMSQIEPDGNHVYIRRFNFWAVFVFGFIIPFFVIYIVYILTKVKRNPCRRETCKCLWDKVADVAIFSYFVLPFLQFILTSFTFGNYGDNFQFVLFLVFYFPSFSCLRGLNRQKSCSNLLANILWIIYMFIIAVLVVYFCVTVLMRDRDWKGWLCMIIFHKILWMSTIYIDVNKDLDLTLSVKKVFHVFGSVVVVLLSAVTLMTELIVNAVNGERAVGDLRVVVFSSESIFTFFLLIFIMFGPWFSNLKCLQCCQNASKTLDDESVQRKVESHEINSLLKNGDPEAGRSDVTEETQPQT